The window CACAGGAATTACCGTCCCCGTGATCCAAGCAGCTTCGTCTTTCGTTAATAAATACACCGCATTGGCCACATCTTCAGGAGTGGTCAACCGTTTATTCGGATTTCGTTTTAAGGTATGTTTTATGATTTGTTCGCTCCCAGGGATCATGCGCAAGGAAGTGGTGTCCGTGACCCCTGCTTGAATACAGTTGACCTTGATACCGAAGTGTGCAAACTCCAACGCCATATTTCTACTAATGGCCTCGAGGGTAACCTTGGCTGCCGAAACGGCCGCATAGCTACGCCAGGCTTTGGAATTGCCTTCGCTGGTAAAACTGATGATTCGGGCGTCAGTGGCAAACAAATCAGCCTCAAAAATCGATTTGGTCCAATCGTACAAACTTATCCCCATCGCTTGGATGGTCAAGGTAAAATCATCGTGCTTAAGCTCCGGTTCCCCTTTTGACACCATGGGTTTGAGGTTGCCCTTGGCCACACTGTGCACCATCACACGAATTTTTTGTTGAGCCCCCAAAACCGTTTTTAAATCTTGGATCAAGGCCTCCCTTTTCTGTGGATTGAAGGCATCCGTGTTAAAGGCTTTGAATTGAACACCTTCCTGCACTATTGTTTCAAATTCCTTTTGAATGGCTTCTTCCTGCATTCGGGGGCTACGGTACACAATGCAGATGTTCATGCCGTGTTGGGCTAATTTCTTTGCCGTTGCCAAACCCAGTCCGCTACTGCCTCCAAGGATTAAAGCCCAATAATTTGTATCTGTAAATTCTTTCATCTTACCACTCCAATAAAATTCGTTGCGCAGAAAACCCAGGTCCAAAACTCAGCATGATGCCCTTGTCCCCTTTGGGCAGTTTTCTATCCATAAATCGTTCCAATACATACAGCACCGTAGCGCTGCTCATATTTCCGTACAATCTCAAAACCTCTTTGGTGTCATCGATATTTTTGCCCAAGGCACCGAACAGATCTTCTACGGTTTGGACTATCTTTTTTCCCCCGGGGTGAAACACCAAATGATCAATATGTTCAATGGTCAGTCCGTTTTGTTCCAAAAAAGGATGAATGATCTTTGGGAAATGATCCGTAATGGTCTGTGGAACGGATGGGTCCAAAACCATTTGTAGACCCGTGTTCCGAAGTTTAAATCCCATCATATGCTCTGCATCATAAAAATGGTACATCCCTTCATCCTTAATTTTTGGCCCTTCCTCATTTTCATGGGAGGACAGAATGACACTGGCACATCCATCACCAAAGATGGCCGCGCTTACAATATTGGCCATCGAATAATCATCCAATTGAAAGGTCGCTGTTGGGGATTCCACAGCAATTACTGCGGCCCGCTTGTTGGGATTGGCCTTTAAAAAATTCTTGGCGTACAAAATCCCAGAAATTCCCGCAGCACATCCCATTTCGGTCACTGGTAGCCGAACAATATCCTGTTTCAGTTTTAAACGATTGATCAAATAGGCATCCAAAGAGGGAATCATAATGCCTGTGCAGCTCACCGTGATGATGTAGTCTAAATCCGTTGGCTTTAAATGGGCCTTGTCCAACGCCTTCAACAAGCTCTTTTCTGCCAATTTTATGGATTCTCGCAGGTAAATGTCGTTTTTTTCTTCGAACGAGGTCTTTAAAAAAACCTCTTCGGGCGCCATAATGGAATAGCGCTTATCCACCGCGGCGTTCTCAAAGATCTTAAGGACTTTCCGTTTAAAACGCTCCTCCTGTCCTTCGAGCCAAAGTTCTACGTATGGTAAAATATCCTTGGTTTCCCTGCTGTATTTTGGTAGTTGCTTTGCAACGGATGTTATTTTTACTGCCATTTAGGGTTTAATTAGCCATTGGTAGCGGAAAGCCCATTTCCAACTAATTTGTGAGTTTAGATTGAGTTGATTTGATATCTGTTCGATTTCCTTGCGCTTGAAGGCCCGCAAAACGGACGTCAACCCGTCCTGCACGATCATGTGGTTCGATATTACCGTTCCCAATAATTTGAACAAGCCATACGCCAATCGATGTCGATGCAGGTCGTTAACGACCACCCCTAATTTAGCCTTGGTGGACATCAGCTGCAACAGCGATCGAATTTCCGTCTCATCCAAATGGTGCAGAAAGAGGGTGGAGAGCACAACATCGTACTCCATGGCTTGGAACTCTTCGGAAAAAACATCCAGCTTCTTAAACGACAGTTCATCATAAGCCGCTGATAATTCGACCGCATAATCAATCGCATCTTGGTTGGCATCAATCCCGATAAGCTGGAAGGAAAAGTCGTGTTTTCGCCCATAATCCCCTATCAACCTCAAAATATCTCCATGACCGCATCCTATGTCAACAATGGTGTACACCTTGTCCTTGGGTTGATGTTCCAATAGTTGGCGAAGACCATTCAAGGTTACTCGATTGCCGCCCAACCATTTATTTATGGAGCCGAGCTTATCCAAGGTATCACGGAGCAATTCGCCCTTCATGGAAAAATCGTCCATTAATTCTGTGTCATTGCTCCTCGAAGTGGTATCTACAAACAGGCTCATTGAGTTTTCATCGGTTTTCCGTGTGTCATCCTAATGATTGACGGGAGCAAAAAAGGTACGGCTCTTAAAACTAAGAGTATTTTTGGTGCGAGCCAATCCTGTCTGAACAAATAGGCAATGAAATGCCCAACTTTTAACCTAAAACGGAATGTTCTTTTCCATGCCTTGGCATACGCTCGCTCCAATGCGGACCTTGTTGCAATTTTCTTTTGAAGATAGGGAATAATAAGATCAGATGCCAATTGTGCACTCCGGATGGCCATGGCCATGCCGTTGCCGCATAGCGGATGAATCATACCTGCCGAATCACCGCACATGATCATATGGTTTTCGATGGGGTTTTTGGTCGCAAAGGAAATTTGGCTGATGGTCAGGGGTTGTTCAAACTCAGGGGTTGAACGTTGAAAAACCTCCTTGAGCGTCTTGTTTTGAAATAAGACCTTATGTTGGAAGTCATCGATATCCTTGTACGTTTTGAAAGCTTCGTAACTTGTGATATAACAAAGGTTGATGTGATTCCTTTCCACCTTGGAAACACCACAATAGCCTCCCTTAAAGTTATGCAGCGCCACCTTATTGTTCGGAAAATCTCCTGATACATGGGTTTTCACGGCCAAATATGGAGATTTTTTCTGGATGAACGCACGTTGGAACTTTACATCCAGATTGGACCGCTTGCCAAAGGTGCCCAAGGTGATTTTGGAGGTTACCCTTTTGCCCTTTTTGGTTTGCACTTGAAATCCATCACCCGTAAAAACGACATCGACCACTGTGTCTTGGACCACCGAAACACCATGCTGAACCGCTAGTAGATATAACTGATAATCCATTTCGTACCTACTGATACCGAATCCGCCCAACGGTAATTTTGCCTTAATCACTTTATTGTTGTGTGTAGTAAGCTCAAAGTCGGTAATGCGCTGGGCACCGAATTGAAAGGGATCAAAACCAAGATAGTTTAGATAGGGCAAAACTTCATTTGAAATATACTCCCCGCAGACCTTGTGCTTGGGAAAACTGTCTTTTTCGATAATCAGTACCCGAAACTGATGTTTTGCCAAGTGAATGGCACTGGTCAACCCGGCCAAACCTCCTCCTACGATAATAACGTCATATTGTTGGTCTGTCATTTAAAATCCTTGATGTCTTGGCGTTTCGGAGAGCATTCTTTTTCTGTAGACCACACCTCTAGCAAATCTTTTACAGTAAATGTAAGGAATAAACCAGTGCTTTAGGTTTTGAAGAAACCATAGTTCGCAAAAGCAGTTTGAAGAAATAGGAGAATTTTTGGTCAGGTCTAAAAAAAAACCTTCGAAAAATCGAAGGTTTTTACTTGGTGGGCGCTGAGGGATTCGAACCATTCCTGCAAACCCTTATTTTTATTGAGTTTATCCTTGCTTATGCTTCAGCTGCTAACCGAATCACAAACTTTTTCTAATAATCTGACTTCGTAGACTTCAAAATTAATCATAAATAATTAATCCGTATCAATTTCTATCAACTCTTATAACGCTTATTTGAACTTTGTTTTATGTTGTTGGAATGTTGAAAAAATGATTCATGGCTATTATTATCCTGGTCCTTCCCCTAATAGAGTTTGCTGACTACAGAAATTAGTTCATCAATCAGATTCCCATTATTATACAAGATTAATTCATTTCTTAATCCGTCTTACCAAATAAAAGACTTCATCCTCTTCGAAATAAAAAAGAACTCTACTAATAACAGAAAATCAGATTCTTAAAAATTATTATTTAGATTTATTATAAATAATTTGGCTGTATCAAATGACAAATATACTTTTGCCCAAATTTACTATTTATATTACGTCTAAATAAAAATTAATGAAAAATCCATTACCAATCTTAACCTTATTTCTGCTAACAAACTTAGCTTTAGCTCAAAACGGTACAGTATCAGGAACTGTAAAAGATAACAATCAAACACCCCTTTTCGGTGTCAATGTTTTTTTGAAGAATACAACAAAAGGCACTCAAACCGACGAAAATGGAGAATTTCAAATTTCAAATTTGGAAAATGGCGATTACACGCTTTTAATTTCCTATTTGGGTTTTAAAACAAGAGAAATACAACTTTCAGTTTCAGATAATCAAAACACAAATTTAGAGACAATTACCCTTTACGAGGGAAATGAAATTTTGAGCGAGGTTATTGTAAATGGAGAACGTCGTAACAAATTTTCAAGAAAGAAAACCGCCTATGTTTCTAAGCTTCCGTTAAAAGATATTGAAAATACACAGGTATATAGCACAATAACCAACGAAATTCTAAAATCACAAGTAGTTACAAATTTTGACGATGCGTTAAAAAATGCAACAGGTGTTGAACAACTTTGGACTTCAACAGGTCGTGGTGGCGATGGCGCTGGTTATTATTCGCTTCGTGGATTTTCTGTTCAACCACAATTGGTCAATGGCCTTCCAGGTTTGACGAATGGAACCATAAATCCTGCTAACATTGAACGTATTGAAGTACTAAAAGGACCTTCTGCAACTTTGTTCGGAAATGCAGTAAGTTCTTATGGTGGACTTATCAATGTTGTTACAAAAAAACCTTACGTCGGTACCGGTGGCGAATTGTCCTTTACTTCTGGAACTTATGGTCTAAATCAAATTGTTGGCGATTTCAATACTGCATTAAGCAAAGAGGACAATTTATATTTTAGATTAAATACAGCTTACACTAAAGAGCAAAGTTTTCAGGACGCTGGTTTTAGAAAGTCATTTTTCATTGCACCATCATTATCCTACAAAGTAAACAACAGACTTTCTTTCTCTTTTTACGGAGAAATTACCCAAGCAGAACAAACAAATCCAACTTTCTTATTCCTAAATAGAAGTGCACCAACTGTAGCATCAAATCTTGATGAACTTAACTACAATAACAAGTTGTCGTTTACAAGTAACGATTTAACATTACAAAATCCTACGCAGAATTACAGAATTGAAATGGATTACAAATTATCGGATACTTGGCAATCGCAAACGCTACTTTCCAAAAGTACAACTTCTACAAAAGGATATTATTCATACTTATTTGATTTTGGGATTTTAGAGGGCAATACGTATTCTCGTTTTATCAATAAGCAGAATGCAAATACCCAGACAACGGACATTCAACAGAACTTTATCGGAGATTTCAAAATTGCTTCAGTACGAAATAGAATGGTCATTGGTGTTGATTATTTTAATGAAACACAAACTAATAACAGTACAGGATATGCTTTTTATGGTAATGTAACTCCAAATGGTGGTTCAAATGGGGACAATCCTTTTACACCAGATGTGGAAGATGACTTATATCCGCTTTCAACTTCAGGAGTTGATGCTGCTTTAGCCTCACAAGGCGTTAGTAATGTAAAGTCGAAATATCACATTTACAGTTTATACGCTTCTGACGTTATCAATTTTACGGATAACTTTTCTGCAATGATAGGTTTACGATTAGACCATTTTGACAATGAAGGCGATTTAGCAAATCTTGATGATGATTATGACCAAACCACTTTATCACCAAAATTTGGCTTATTATATCAACCAATAAAAGATAAGCTTTCTGTATTTGGAAACTACCAAAATGGATTTACCAATGTAGCACCTCAATTGGTAGGTAATCCCGAGGAAGGTCCACAAACGTTACAAACTTTTGACCCAGAACAAGCAAACCAATTAGAATTTGGTATTAAAACAAATCTTTTTAATAATCGCTTAAATACAACGAT is drawn from Flagellimonas sp. MMG031 and contains these coding sequences:
- a CDS encoding TonB-dependent receptor translates to MKNPLPILTLFLLTNLALAQNGTVSGTVKDNNQTPLFGVNVFLKNTTKGTQTDENGEFQISNLENGDYTLLISYLGFKTREIQLSVSDNQNTNLETITLYEGNEILSEVIVNGERRNKFSRKKTAYVSKLPLKDIENTQVYSTITNEILKSQVVTNFDDALKNATGVEQLWTSTGRGGDGAGYYSLRGFSVQPQLVNGLPGLTNGTINPANIERIEVLKGPSATLFGNAVSSYGGLINVVTKKPYVGTGGELSFTSGTYGLNQIVGDFNTALSKEDNLYFRLNTAYTKEQSFQDAGFRKSFFIAPSLSYKVNNRLSFSFYGEITQAEQTNPTFLFLNRSAPTVASNLDELNYNNKLSFTSNDLTLQNPTQNYRIEMDYKLSDTWQSQTLLSKSTTSTKGYYSYLFDFGILEGNTYSRFINKQNANTQTTDIQQNFIGDFKIASVRNRMVIGVDYFNETQTNNSTGYAFYGNVTPNGGSNGDNPFTPDVEDDLYPLSTSGVDAALASQGVSNVKSKYHIYSLYASDVINFTDNFSAMIGLRLDHFDNEGDLANLDDDYDQTTLSPKFGLLYQPIKDKLSVFGNYQNGFTNVAPQLVGNPEEGPQTLQTFDPEQANQLEFGIKTNLFNNRLNTTISYYDIKVKDRVITDPSSPFNKIQGGEVVSKGFEIEINANPFKGLNIRAGFSNNDSETTESDNTEILNRRPLEAGPETLYNFWANYEFQDGTLDGFGIGLGFNGASERFAINYVSTGEFILPSYTIANASVFYQADKYRIGLKLNNAFNKEYYKGWTTINPQMPRALLAKISYQF
- a CDS encoding methyltransferase domain-containing protein; amino-acid sequence: MSLFVDTTSRSNDTELMDDFSMKGELLRDTLDKLGSINKWLGGNRVTLNGLRQLLEHQPKDKVYTIVDIGCGHGDILRLIGDYGRKHDFSFQLIGIDANQDAIDYAVELSAAYDELSFKKLDVFSEEFQAMEYDVVLSTLFLHHLDETEIRSLLQLMSTKAKLGVVVNDLHRHRLAYGLFKLLGTVISNHMIVQDGLTSVLRAFKRKEIEQISNQLNLNSQISWKWAFRYQWLIKP
- a CDS encoding type III polyketide synthase; this encodes MAVKITSVAKQLPKYSRETKDILPYVELWLEGQEERFKRKVLKIFENAAVDKRYSIMAPEEVFLKTSFEEKNDIYLRESIKLAEKSLLKALDKAHLKPTDLDYIITVSCTGIMIPSLDAYLINRLKLKQDIVRLPVTEMGCAAGISGILYAKNFLKANPNKRAAVIAVESPTATFQLDDYSMANIVSAAIFGDGCASVILSSHENEEGPKIKDEGMYHFYDAEHMMGFKLRNTGLQMVLDPSVPQTITDHFPKIIHPFLEQNGLTIEHIDHLVFHPGGKKIVQTVEDLFGALGKNIDDTKEVLRLYGNMSSATVLYVLERFMDRKLPKGDKGIMLSFGPGFSAQRILLEW
- a CDS encoding SDR family oxidoreductase translates to MKEFTDTNYWALILGGSSGLGLATAKKLAQHGMNICIVYRSPRMQEEAIQKEFETIVQEGVQFKAFNTDAFNPQKREALIQDLKTVLGAQQKIRVMVHSVAKGNLKPMVSKGEPELKHDDFTLTIQAMGISLYDWTKSIFEADLFATDARIISFTSEGNSKAWRSYAAVSAAKVTLEAISRNMALEFAHFGIKVNCIQAGVTDTTSLRMIPGSEQIIKHTLKRNPNKRLTTPEDVANAVYLLTKDEAAWITGTVIPVDGGEHLV
- a CDS encoding NAD(P)/FAD-dependent oxidoreductase; this encodes MTDQQYDVIIVGGGLAGLTSAIHLAKHQFRVLIIEKDSFPKHKVCGEYISNEVLPYLNYLGFDPFQFGAQRITDFELTTHNNKVIKAKLPLGGFGISRYEMDYQLYLLAVQHGVSVVQDTVVDVVFTGDGFQVQTKKGKRVTSKITLGTFGKRSNLDVKFQRAFIQKKSPYLAVKTHVSGDFPNNKVALHNFKGGYCGVSKVERNHINLCYITSYEAFKTYKDIDDFQHKVLFQNKTLKEVFQRSTPEFEQPLTISQISFATKNPIENHMIMCGDSAGMIHPLCGNGMAMAIRSAQLASDLIIPYLQKKIATRSALERAYAKAWKRTFRFRLKVGHFIAYLFRQDWLAPKILLVLRAVPFLLPSIIRMTHGKPMKTQ